A stretch of Bacillus pseudomycoides DNA encodes these proteins:
- a CDS encoding YdcF family protein, whose translation MNKWILLVILLFPPLCIVYMTYRMKKVAYEKVSDNAPYVLILGAKLFGDKPSLSLQNRLDVALMYLNSHLEANVIVSGGQGEDEDIPEAHSMRNYLIQHGIDEGRIFIEDRSTSTYENLKFSMDLYHVTHAVVVSNTYHLYRTKIIANRLGMRMESLAAPTPRRSKKKAYIREYAAIIKTTLFDH comes from the coding sequence ATGAACAAATGGATACTACTTGTTATCTTATTATTTCCACCATTATGCATTGTGTATATGACATATCGAATGAAAAAAGTTGCTTATGAAAAAGTAAGTGATAACGCTCCATATGTATTAATTTTAGGTGCAAAATTATTTGGGGATAAACCTTCTTTATCTCTTCAAAATCGGTTAGATGTAGCCTTAATGTATCTAAATTCTCATCTAGAAGCAAACGTAATTGTTTCTGGGGGGCAAGGTGAAGATGAGGATATTCCTGAAGCCCACAGCATGCGAAATTATTTGATACAACATGGAATTGATGAGGGGCGTATTTTCATTGAGGATCGTTCGACAAGTACTTATGAAAATTTAAAGTTTAGCATGGATTTATATCATGTAACGCACGCAGTAGTTGTAAGTAATACATATCATCTATATCGAACAAAAATTATTGCTAATCGTTTAGGTATGCGAATGGAATCGCTCGCAGCACCAACGCCAAGGCGCTCAAAGAAGAAAGCATATATACGTGAATATGCAGCAATTATTAAAACAACATTATTCGACCATTAG
- a CDS encoding PadR family transcriptional regulator gives MSIEHSILAILSFWPSTGYNINSEFEHKAAGLYWGMSYGSIYPKLKKLEEEGFIYPIEQEEEGRKKKLYELTPKGWEEFENWLRLPPTYPKIRDELLMKMSTWHEDIENSVLISHLLKRKETTEDLLEFVKGWSTNGSSYISNFGMLAIRYAEIRLEAELKWIEESINALEKNQLPKGQDPNGNTEKLLARRREAIQEEKGK, from the coding sequence TTGTCAATTGAACATTCAATTCTTGCTATTTTAAGTTTTTGGCCCAGTACAGGATACAATATTAATTCGGAGTTTGAGCATAAAGCTGCTGGTCTATATTGGGGAATGAGCTATGGAAGTATTTATCCGAAATTAAAGAAGCTTGAAGAAGAAGGATTTATTTATCCCATCGAGCAAGAGGAAGAGGGACGTAAAAAGAAACTTTATGAACTTACCCCAAAAGGGTGGGAGGAATTTGAAAACTGGCTCAGACTACCTCCAACCTACCCAAAAATTAGAGACGAATTATTAATGAAGATGTCTACTTGGCACGAAGATATAGAAAATTCAGTATTAATCAGTCATCTTCTAAAAAGAAAAGAGACAACTGAGGATTTACTTGAATTTGTGAAAGGATGGTCAACAAACGGAAGTTCTTATATTAGTAATTTTGGTATGCTAGCAATTCGCTATGCCGAAATACGACTAGAAGCTGAGTTGAAGTGGATTGAAGAATCGATAAATGCATTGGAAAAAAATCAACTCCCAAAAGGGCAGGATCCAAATGGAAATACAGAAAAACTACTAGCAAGGCGGAGAGAAGCAATCCAAGAAGAAAAGGGGAAATAA
- the arcD gene encoding arginine-ornithine antiporter has translation MTDGVVPIEKKLGFFPLIALVVGTMVGGGVFSLPHDLAVGANSGATIIGWCITAMGMIPLALVYQTLARQKPELEGGIYSYAREGFGEYVGFNSAWGYWLAGILGNVATIMLLFSTLGYFFPIFKGGNNVASIVGASLLLWTLHFLILIGIREASIMNFVATIGKLVPILLFIVVMVTAFRWDTFTHDFWGEGTVSVSSVLGQVKNTMLVTLWVFIGVEGAVVLSGRAKNSRDVGKATVVGLILVMSIYILISVLSMGAMTRQELSMLETPSMGHVLEHVVGSWGAFAINIGLVASLVGTLIGWFLLVSEISHVAGKDGVFPKAFTKTNKKQTPHIALWISNGVAQTLFIIVLFSESTYQMMYYIASTSILLPYLLSALYQLKLVVTKELKRARLKNGLLALIASLYSVWLIYAAGLKNLLLVSIVYGIGLVVYMFARKEKGNRCFSGMERYVMLVIVIAAVISLYMLVTGNIKM, from the coding sequence ATGACAGATGGGGTGGTACCAATAGAAAAGAAATTAGGATTTTTTCCATTAATCGCATTAGTAGTAGGAACAATGGTTGGCGGTGGTGTTTTTAGTTTACCGCATGATTTAGCAGTAGGCGCAAATAGTGGCGCAACGATAATTGGGTGGTGTATTACCGCAATGGGAATGATTCCGCTTGCGCTTGTATATCAAACGTTAGCAAGACAAAAGCCAGAGCTTGAAGGTGGAATTTATAGTTATGCGCGCGAAGGGTTTGGTGAATATGTCGGTTTTAACAGTGCATGGGGCTACTGGCTTGCAGGGATTTTAGGAAACGTAGCTACAATTATGTTATTGTTTAGTACGCTTGGATATTTTTTCCCGATTTTCAAAGGAGGAAATAATGTTGCATCCATCGTTGGTGCATCCCTATTGTTATGGACACTTCACTTCCTTATTTTAATTGGGATTCGTGAAGCATCTATTATGAACTTTGTTGCAACAATTGGAAAATTAGTCCCGATTTTATTATTTATTGTAGTTATGGTTACAGCGTTTCGCTGGGATACATTTACACATGATTTTTGGGGAGAGGGGACCGTTTCTGTTTCTTCTGTTCTTGGTCAAGTGAAAAATACGATGCTTGTTACACTCTGGGTATTTATTGGGGTGGAAGGAGCAGTCGTATTATCTGGAAGAGCAAAAAACAGTCGTGATGTTGGGAAAGCAACAGTTGTTGGATTAATTTTAGTTATGTCGATCTATATTTTAATCTCGGTCCTTTCGATGGGAGCTATGACAAGGCAAGAACTCTCTATGTTAGAAACGCCGTCAATGGGACATGTATTAGAACATGTTGTTGGATCTTGGGGCGCATTTGCCATTAATATTGGATTAGTTGCTTCGCTTGTTGGGACGTTAATTGGATGGTTCTTACTCGTTTCTGAAATTTCTCACGTAGCGGGGAAAGATGGCGTATTTCCGAAAGCCTTTACGAAGACAAATAAAAAACAGACACCACATATTGCATTATGGATTTCAAATGGTGTCGCACAAACGTTGTTTATTATCGTTTTGTTTTCGGAATCAACGTATCAAATGATGTATTATATCGCGTCTACATCTATTTTACTTCCATACCTATTATCAGCACTTTATCAGTTGAAATTAGTTGTAACGAAGGAACTGAAACGTGCGAGGCTAAAAAATGGACTGCTTGCTTTAATTGCCTCATTATATTCTGTATGGCTAATTTATGCAGCAGGCTTAAAAAACTTATTACTTGTCTCAATCGTATATGGTATTGGACTTGTTGTTTATATGTTTGCCCGAAAAGAAAAAGGAAATCGCTGTTTTTCTGGCATGGAGAGGTATGTCATGCTTGTAATCGTGATTGCAGCAGTAATATCGCTTTATATGCTTGTAACAGGTAATATAAAAATGTAA
- a CDS encoding ABC transporter ATP-binding protein — protein MIRFEHVSKMYNGTKVVDSLHLEIKKGEFFVLIGPSGCGKTTTMKMINRLIETTEGTIFIDGKSIQDYNIDELRWDIGYVLQQIALFPHMTIAENIAIVPEMKKWDKKKIRKRVDELLDMVGLDPDVYRNRMPDELSGGQKQRVGVVRALAANPKIVLMDEPFSALDPLSREQLQKDIVELQKKIQKTIVFVTHDMQEALKLGDRICVMRKGKIVQLDTPEGIIHNPANDFVEEFIGNRVRPWYEGKSIEDVLPLVSDEQVDNDVSPLSIYASLQEALIRLDAVEAVPIERDGQYVGTLTSRHIVAYLAGQMKERG, from the coding sequence GTGATTCGATTTGAACACGTTTCAAAGATGTATAATGGAACGAAAGTGGTAGACTCGTTGCATTTAGAAATTAAAAAAGGAGAATTTTTTGTTCTCATCGGTCCGAGTGGCTGTGGTAAAACGACGACGATGAAAATGATTAATCGCTTAATTGAAACAACCGAAGGGACCATTTTTATCGATGGGAAAAGTATTCAAGACTACAATATTGACGAATTACGTTGGGATATTGGATATGTTCTTCAACAAATTGCGTTATTTCCTCATATGACAATTGCTGAAAATATTGCAATTGTGCCGGAAATGAAGAAGTGGGATAAAAAGAAAATTAGAAAGCGTGTTGATGAGTTGCTTGATATGGTTGGTCTAGACCCAGATGTATATCGAAATCGCATGCCTGATGAATTATCTGGCGGACAAAAACAGCGTGTGGGAGTTGTACGGGCACTGGCTGCCAATCCGAAAATTGTTTTAATGGATGAACCATTTAGTGCGTTAGATCCATTAAGTCGGGAACAGTTGCAAAAGGATATTGTAGAATTACAGAAAAAAATTCAAAAAACAATTGTATTCGTAACACATGATATGCAAGAAGCTTTAAAGCTTGGTGATCGCATTTGTGTGATGAGAAAAGGGAAAATTGTTCAATTGGATACACCGGAAGGAATCATACATAACCCAGCAAATGATTTTGTAGAAGAATTTATTGGAAATCGTGTTCGACCTTGGTATGAAGGGAAGAGCATTGAGGATGTGTTGCCACTTGTGAGTGATGAACAAGTAGACAATGATGTTTCACCTCTCTCTATATATGCTTCACTACAAGAGGCGTTGATTCGTTTGGATGCAGTAGAGGCTGTCCCAATTGAAAGAGATGGGCAATACGTTGGGACATTAACAAGCCGTCATATTGTGGCATATTTGGCTGGACAAATGAAAGAGAGGGGGTAA
- a CDS encoding helix-turn-helix domain-containing protein, producing MERLKAYKFRIYPTKNQELFFAKSFGCVRKVIDIE from the coding sequence GTGGAACGATTGAAAGCTTATAAATTCCGTATCTATCCAACAAAAAATCAAGAGTTATTCTTTGCGAAGTCATTTGGCTGTGTTCGAAAAGTGATTGATATAGAGTAA
- a CDS encoding NUDIX hydrolase, translating to MGYIEDLRKIIGSRPLNLAGVAVAVLNEQGQILLQKRQSGVWGVPGGFIELGESAEDAGRREVFEETGIEIGKLDLVGVFSGKEFFVKLPNGDEFYPITIAYMCREIKGGILQADGTESLEVKFFNLNELPENISPFIKKLIQQQVVSI from the coding sequence ATGGGGTATATCGAAGACTTACGCAAAATTATAGGTTCACGCCCACTTAACTTAGCAGGAGTTGCTGTTGCTGTTCTAAATGAGCAAGGACAAATTTTACTTCAGAAGAGACAAAGTGGTGTTTGGGGTGTTCCTGGTGGATTTATCGAATTAGGCGAATCAGCAGAAGATGCAGGAAGACGTGAAGTTTTTGAAGAAACAGGCATTGAGATAGGGAAACTTGACTTAGTAGGCGTTTTTTCTGGAAAAGAGTTTTTTGTAAAATTACCGAATGGTGATGAATTTTATCCCATCACAATTGCTTATATGTGTAGAGAAATAAAAGGTGGCATTCTACAAGCTGATGGCACAGAATCTTTAGAAGTGAAATTTTTCAACTTGAATGAATTACCAGAGAATATCAGTCCATTTATTAAGAAGCTCATTCAACAGCAAGTTGTATCCATATAA
- a CDS encoding DUF1801 domain-containing protein, translated as MYKLKTTETTNSVIEFIENVDSLKKREDAYQLLDIFTETTGYPAKMWGPSIIGFGTYHYKYASGHEGDAPLVGFSPRKAKISLYFATGDPERENLLKDFGKHTSGKSCIYINKVADIDINVLKALIKQSVSFLKETYPNH; from the coding sequence ATGTATAAACTCAAAACAACAGAAACCACCAATAGTGTAATCGAGTTTATTGAAAATGTTGACAGCCTAAAAAAACGAGAAGACGCATATCAGTTATTAGATATATTTACTGAAACAACAGGTTATCCAGCAAAGATGTGGGGCCCAAGCATAATTGGATTTGGTACATATCATTATAAATATGCATCTGGTCATGAAGGGGATGCACCATTAGTAGGCTTTTCACCCCGAAAAGCCAAGATTAGTTTATATTTCGCAACGGGTGACCCTGAGCGAGAAAACTTATTAAAGGACTTTGGAAAACACACCTCTGGAAAATCGTGTATATACATTAATAAAGTAGCAGACATTGATATTAATGTTCTAAAAGCGCTGATTAAACAATCTGTCAGTTTTTTGAAAGAAACGTATCCAAATCATTAA
- a CDS encoding LemA domain protein, with protein sequence MEEKEQLVRIMELASDLRKILVQESFFNHHPELRGAIENLAGSVETLASLQHNKDENAEDKLRYVLAKMKIAHNAIMQEKKAFPSH encoded by the coding sequence ATGGAAGAAAAAGAACAACTGGTAAGAATTATGGAGTTGGCAAGTGATTTGCGAAAAATATTAGTACAAGAATCATTTTTTAATCATCATCCCGAACTACGTGGAGCAATTGAAAATTTGGCTGGTTCTGTAGAGACTTTAGCAAGCTTACAACATAATAAAGACGAAAATGCCGAGGATAAGCTCCGCTACGTACTTGCTAAAATGAAAATCGCGCATAATGCGATTATGCAAGAGAAAAAAGCTTTTCCTTCTCATTAA
- a CDS encoding glyoxalase/bleomycin resistance/dioxygenase family protein has translation MITHFSELKLQTVSIQGVEQVYGERLGIPILLKTDKQISFRLAPHVTLSFEEAYEPISPAHFAFQVPFSKFYEAAKRIQESGLLIVKWEDGHDIDEEDNRLNLYFRDGDGNLLEIIAHKYIDEGVLVPHTPLNILYMREIGCPVESVPIFREWLKSNLCMKTFEDGEIFNFMIGGTAHIVASWKGRTWIPIAMKALPPKIHVSFGTPSIHFIQKVQNHLRQNHVPCQFSKNELSFVQEGYSLSIQHTPHFKADIPKKLNLPLSI, from the coding sequence TTGATTACACATTTTTCAGAGTTGAAATTACAGACAGTATCTATTCAAGGCGTAGAACAAGTATATGGAGAACGCCTCGGGATCCCAATTTTATTAAAAACGGATAAACAGATAAGTTTTAGATTAGCGCCACATGTAACTTTATCTTTTGAAGAAGCATATGAGCCAATTTCACCTGCTCATTTTGCTTTTCAAGTACCATTTTCAAAATTTTATGAAGCAGCAAAACGGATTCAGGAATCTGGTTTGCTTATTGTAAAATGGGAAGACGGTCATGACATTGATGAAGAGGATAATCGATTAAATTTATATTTTCGCGATGGGGATGGAAATCTTCTAGAGATTATTGCACATAAATATATTGATGAAGGTGTTTTAGTTCCACATACACCTTTAAACATTCTTTATATGAGAGAAATAGGTTGCCCAGTTGAAAGTGTACCTATATTTAGAGAGTGGCTAAAATCTAATTTATGCATGAAAACATTTGAAGATGGTGAAATTTTCAACTTTATGATTGGTGGCACAGCCCATATTGTTGCAAGTTGGAAGGGGAGAACTTGGATTCCAATTGCAATGAAAGCTTTGCCTCCAAAGATACATGTTTCATTTGGAACACCAAGTATACACTTCATACAAAAGGTTCAGAATCATCTAAGACAAAATCATGTACCTTGTCAGTTTAGTAAGAATGAACTATCGTTTGTTCAAGAAGGATATTCTCTTTCTATACAACATACTCCGCATTTTAAAGCTGATATTCCTAAAAAGTTGAACTTACCACTTTCTATTTAA
- a CDS encoding ABC transporter permease/substrate-binding protein — translation MSALLQTFQERKLELLRALIEHLQISLISLFFAVMIAVPLGIWLTRRERIAEFIIGTSAIMQTIPSLALLGLLIPLVGIGKVPAIIALVVYALLPILRNTYTGIRKVDASLIEAARAMGMNSFKRLWRVELPLALPIIMAGIRTAMVLIVGTATLAALIGAGGLGKLILLGIDRNDHALIVLGAVPAALLALFFDGVLRMFESTRRSPKRIILAICIIAVVIAAPFLWNTQKKDIVIAGKLGSEPEILIQMYKQLIEQDTDLDVELKPGLGKTAFVFEALKSGEIDIYPEFSGTVLSTFVKEDPKSTNRKEVYEQARLGLEKKYQMVMLKPMEYNNTYALAMPKNVAEQYNVKTISDLRNVAANVKAGFTLEFADREDGYKGMQKLYNFQIANVTTMEPKLRYSAIESGRVTVIDAYSTDSELEQYGLQVLEDDKGLFPPYQGAPLLRKETLDKYPELEKTLNKLAGKISDEDMRKMNYEVNVNGESAEKVARQFLEKEELIH, via the coding sequence GTGTCTGCATTATTACAAACGTTTCAAGAACGAAAATTAGAATTACTTCGTGCGCTGATTGAGCACTTACAAATTTCACTTATTTCTTTATTCTTTGCGGTGATGATTGCAGTTCCACTTGGTATTTGGTTAACGAGAAGAGAGCGAATTGCTGAGTTTATTATAGGCACATCTGCGATTATGCAAACAATTCCCTCATTAGCTTTACTAGGGCTTTTAATTCCGCTCGTTGGGATTGGAAAGGTGCCAGCAATTATCGCGCTAGTTGTATATGCACTATTACCAATTTTACGAAATACATATACTGGAATCCGTAAGGTAGATGCATCGCTTATTGAAGCAGCAAGAGCGATGGGAATGAATAGCTTTAAAAGATTATGGAGGGTAGAACTTCCACTTGCGTTGCCAATTATAATGGCTGGAATTCGCACGGCAATGGTATTAATTGTTGGAACAGCTACATTAGCAGCTTTAATAGGGGCTGGCGGGCTTGGGAAACTTATTTTACTCGGTATAGACCGAAATGACCATGCTCTTATCGTATTAGGTGCTGTACCAGCTGCATTGTTAGCTTTATTCTTTGATGGAGTACTTCGGATGTTTGAAAGTACGAGACGTTCTCCTAAGCGAATTATATTGGCAATATGTATCATTGCTGTAGTTATCGCTGCACCATTTCTTTGGAATACACAAAAGAAAGATATCGTGATTGCTGGAAAGCTTGGATCTGAACCAGAAATTTTAATTCAAATGTATAAGCAATTGATCGAGCAAGATACTGATTTAGATGTAGAATTGAAACCAGGACTTGGAAAAACGGCATTTGTTTTTGAAGCTTTAAAATCGGGAGAAATTGATATATATCCTGAATTTTCAGGGACTGTCTTATCTACTTTTGTAAAAGAGGATCCGAAAAGTACAAACCGGAAAGAAGTATATGAACAAGCACGCCTAGGGTTGGAAAAGAAATATCAAATGGTGATGCTAAAACCAATGGAATATAACAATACATATGCGCTTGCAATGCCAAAGAATGTTGCAGAGCAGTATAATGTGAAAACAATCTCAGATTTACGAAATGTTGCAGCAAATGTTAAGGCTGGATTTACGTTAGAGTTTGCAGATCGGGAAGATGGCTATAAAGGTATGCAAAAATTGTATAATTTTCAGATTGCAAACGTAACAACAATGGAGCCAAAATTACGATATAGCGCAATTGAGTCAGGAAGGGTCACTGTTATTGATGCATACTCTACTGACAGCGAACTTGAACAATATGGACTTCAAGTACTAGAAGATGATAAAGGGCTATTCCCACCTTACCAAGGAGCTCCTTTGTTAAGAAAAGAAACCCTTGATAAATATCCTGAACTTGAAAAGACATTAAATAAACTTGCTGGGAAAATTTCAGATGAAGATATGAGAAAAATGAATTATGAAGTAAATGTAAATGGTGAAAGTGCAGAAAAAGTAGCGAGACAATTTTTAGAAAAAGAGGAGTTAATTCATTAA
- a CDS encoding NADPH-dependent FMN reductase produces the protein MKLVVINGTPRKFGRTRVIAKYIAEQFEGELYDLATEQLPLYNGEESQRELEAVTKLKTIVKEADGVVLCTPEYHNAMSGALKNALDFLSSSEFVHKPVALLAVAGGGKGGINALNSMRIVARGVYANAIPKQVVLDGLYVQDGELSEDAKPLIHDLFKELKAYMSVYKEVKKQLGVE, from the coding sequence ATGAAATTAGTTGTAATTAACGGGACACCACGTAAATTTGGTAGAACACGTGTCATTGCAAAATATATTGCAGAACAATTTGAAGGAGAGTTATATGATTTAGCAACAGAACAATTGCCTTTATATAACGGTGAAGAATCACAACGTGAATTAGAAGCGGTAACGAAATTAAAAACAATAGTGAAAGAAGCTGATGGTGTTGTCCTTTGCACACCTGAATATCATAATGCGATGAGTGGTGCGCTCAAAAATGCATTAGATTTCTTAAGTAGCAGTGAATTTGTCCATAAACCAGTTGCTCTATTGGCGGTTGCAGGTGGCGGAAAAGGCGGTATAAACGCGCTTAATAGCATGCGTATTGTCGCGCGAGGCGTATATGCAAATGCGATTCCAAAACAAGTTGTACTAGACGGTTTATACGTACAAGATGGTGAACTTAGTGAAGATGCAAAACCATTAATTCATGATCTTTTCAAAGAGTTAAAAGCATATATGAGTGTGTATAAAGAAGTGAAGAAACAATTGGGAGTCGAGTGA
- a CDS encoding response regulator transcription factor: MKIKLLLVEDHHIVRRGLVFFLKTKEEFEIIGEAENGEEALTFVRKERPDVVLMDVSMPKMDGIEATKRLKQYDATIKILMLSSFSEQDYVLPAMEAGADGYQLKEVQPDQLVASIIAVHQGNANFHPKVTPALLGRPAVKEEKKDSFSMLTKREKEVLREIAKGRSNKEIAAELHITEQTVKTHVSNVLAKLEVDDRTQAALYAVKNGVV, translated from the coding sequence TTGAAAATTAAATTATTACTTGTAGAGGATCATCATATTGTGCGAAGGGGACTTGTATTCTTTTTAAAAACGAAAGAGGAATTTGAAATTATAGGAGAAGCAGAGAATGGGGAAGAGGCGTTAACGTTTGTTCGAAAAGAAAGACCAGATGTAGTATTAATGGATGTATCAATGCCGAAAATGGATGGAATTGAAGCGACAAAAAGATTGAAGCAATATGATGCGACAATTAAAATCCTTATGTTAAGTAGTTTTTCAGAGCAAGATTACGTTCTTCCAGCGATGGAAGCTGGTGCGGATGGTTATCAACTAAAAGAAGTACAGCCAGATCAACTTGTTGCTTCCATTATTGCTGTACACCAAGGCAATGCAAATTTCCATCCGAAAGTAACGCCTGCTTTGTTAGGACGACCGGCAGTGAAAGAGGAAAAAAAAGATAGTTTTTCTATGCTGACAAAAAGGGAAAAAGAAGTACTGCGTGAAATTGCGAAAGGAAGAAGTAATAAAGAAATTGCCGCAGAGCTTCATATTACAGAACAGACAGTTAAAACACATGTTTCAAATGTGCTTGCTAAATTAGAAGTAGATGATCGTACACAAGCTGCCTTGTATGCGGTGAAAAATGGTGTCGTATAG
- a CDS encoding MFS transporter, which yields MKAGIFKPLKFRPFRSLFGAQLFSDLGNWLDFIALQVIVAYHWGLDETAIAAVIIVLGLPWVIIGPFASVFVDRLPKKQMMVICLFLRIVFVGGLFFAPNLYTLLIFVFLKGTVAAIYDPARQSMIRFTIPDNHLPEAVTLSQLSTNTMKIMGPALGGGIIALFGAKSPFLFEAVVFFIAILFLLTLPNMDEKDMEAKNKSKNENGNNNHFWKELSDGIKHISYTPLLKSSVILSSVAFFIIFLYDGLLVFIAQNLGFTEGSFGLLISAVGLGSVAGSLLMGNWTHWKRKPIHLMSSALLFSGSLIIIMGLGSMGIVNLPQLGWVIGVFSLGFMGSGQSAPYGFILQSETPKQMMGRVSAAATSLQTFSMLIAPAMGSLLAKWLGVSIVLIGAGGATCLLGTIVLIFIVRKINVRNDIQEKHFQA from the coding sequence ATGAAAGCTGGTATATTTAAGCCTTTAAAATTCCGTCCATTTCGTTCATTATTTGGTGCGCAGCTATTTTCGGATCTTGGTAATTGGCTCGATTTTATTGCTTTACAGGTTATTGTTGCTTACCATTGGGGGCTAGATGAAACAGCTATTGCCGCAGTGATCATTGTATTAGGGCTACCTTGGGTGATTATAGGTCCCTTTGCAAGTGTATTCGTGGATCGACTTCCAAAAAAGCAAATGATGGTTATTTGTTTATTTTTAAGGATCGTGTTTGTAGGAGGACTATTCTTTGCTCCTAACCTTTATACCCTTTTAATATTTGTGTTTTTGAAGGGAACAGTCGCAGCAATTTACGATCCGGCAAGACAAAGTATGATTAGGTTTACGATTCCTGATAACCACCTTCCAGAGGCGGTAACACTTAGCCAGCTCTCTACTAATACGATGAAAATTATGGGTCCTGCACTTGGTGGGGGCATCATAGCTTTGTTTGGAGCAAAAAGTCCATTCTTATTTGAAGCTGTTGTTTTTTTCATTGCTATATTATTTTTATTAACTCTTCCCAACATGGATGAAAAAGATATGGAAGCTAAGAATAAATCTAAAAATGAAAATGGTAATAATAATCATTTTTGGAAAGAACTATCAGACGGCATTAAGCACATTTCCTATACCCCATTATTAAAAAGTTCAGTAATCCTATCCTCCGTAGCGTTTTTTATCATTTTCCTGTACGATGGACTATTGGTATTTATTGCTCAAAATCTTGGCTTTACTGAAGGGAGTTTTGGATTACTGATTAGTGCTGTAGGTCTAGGAAGCGTGGCGGGTTCCCTTTTAATGGGTAACTGGACACATTGGAAAAGAAAACCGATACATTTAATGTCAAGCGCATTGCTTTTTAGCGGTTCTTTAATCATTATAATGGGGCTTGGTAGTATGGGGATTGTTAATCTTCCACAATTAGGTTGGGTAATTGGCGTATTTTCCCTTGGTTTCATGGGTTCTGGCCAGTCGGCACCTTATGGATTTATTTTACAGTCCGAGACACCTAAGCAAATGATGGGAAGAGTATCTGCTGCGGCCACATCATTACAAACATTCTCTATGCTTATTGCACCTGCTATGGGATCTCTTCTTGCCAAGTGGCTTGGAGTTTCAATCGTCTTGATAGGAGCAGGAGGAGCAACCTGCTTATTGGGTACGATTGTACTCATCTTTATCGTGAGAAAAATAAACGTTCGAAATGATATTCAAGAAAAACACTTCCAAGCATAA